From the genome of Nocardia sp. NBC_01503, one region includes:
- a CDS encoding dihydrofolate reductase family protein, with amino-acid sequence MRKITAGLFISLDGVIGDPQDWHFPYFNDEMGEAVGSQLMTADTLLLGRVTYEGFAAAWPERENAGGEDAAMAKTLGDARKIVVSHQDLDLPWRNSELLRGDLIEAVKALKAEPGATDIGMSGSPSIVRQLLAAGLLDELHLLVHPIALRQGLRLWDESTPIPLKLLSSKTFTTGVLHLVYTSDDHAPEGGYEQALKNQPTAP; translated from the coding sequence ATGCGGAAAATCACTGCGGGCCTTTTCATTTCACTCGACGGCGTCATCGGCGATCCCCAGGACTGGCACTTCCCCTACTTCAACGACGAGATGGGTGAGGCCGTCGGCTCCCAGCTCATGACCGCCGATACCCTGCTACTCGGCCGCGTCACCTACGAGGGCTTCGCCGCCGCCTGGCCGGAGCGCGAGAACGCCGGCGGCGAGGATGCCGCAATGGCCAAGACACTGGGCGACGCCCGCAAGATCGTCGTCTCACACCAGGATCTCGACCTGCCCTGGCGCAACTCCGAGCTGCTGCGGGGCGACCTGATCGAAGCGGTCAAGGCTCTCAAGGCCGAGCCCGGCGCGACCGATATCGGTATGAGCGGCTCCCCCTCCATCGTCCGCCAACTGCTGGCCGCGGGCCTGCTCGACGAACTCCACCTGCTGGTGCACCCCATCGCCCTGCGCCAGGGCCTGCGCCTGTGGGACGAGAGCACCCCCATCCCCCTGAAGCTGCTGTCGTCCAAGACCTTCACCACCGGCGTGCTGCACCTGGTGTACACCTCCGATGACCACGCCCCCGAGGGCGGTTACGAGCAGGCGCTGAAGAATCAGCCCACGGCCCCGTAG
- a CDS encoding LppU/SCO3897 family protein gives MWIAVAVTLIVAIAGSVAGYILTRPDPVQRFAFNACVSIKTEVPVEFDCAHPEALYRIAGREEIKYPVESACTKYSDVTKAKPEPVSPGETWDTVLCLAPTRLNMSDPGAVQVGDCVDVKGAGETIIRIACGTPAYGSKVLAVEMHMAVPVTDKACKNEAATRQAYAQTSLGGRAIVLCVTATDPSYLGTAVVGDCVDRNVMKIVACTSPEANKRVLTVTTAYQQLARPQCPDLIAATSFSQTTNDKTDLVLAMCLGPADQSDSAYAKIGDCIGVDGTGNSAHTRHLDCADPAAKYRVTDVHQPNDGKCPPGNPYITIDPGISNGGTICVARR, from the coding sequence GTGTGGATTGCGGTCGCGGTGACGCTGATCGTGGCCATTGCGGGCTCGGTGGCCGGATATATCCTGACGCGACCGGATCCGGTGCAGCGCTTCGCCTTCAATGCCTGCGTATCGATCAAGACCGAGGTTCCGGTCGAGTTCGACTGCGCGCATCCCGAGGCGCTGTACCGCATCGCGGGCCGCGAGGAGATCAAGTACCCGGTCGAGTCGGCCTGCACCAAATACTCCGACGTGACCAAGGCCAAGCCCGAACCGGTATCTCCGGGCGAGACCTGGGATACGGTGCTGTGCCTCGCGCCGACCCGGCTGAATATGAGCGATCCGGGCGCGGTTCAGGTCGGCGATTGCGTCGATGTGAAGGGTGCGGGTGAAACCATAATCCGAATCGCCTGCGGCACACCGGCTTACGGATCCAAGGTACTGGCCGTCGAAATGCACATGGCGGTCCCGGTCACCGATAAAGCCTGTAAGAACGAGGCCGCGACCCGACAGGCGTACGCGCAGACCTCGCTCGGCGGCAGAGCCATTGTGCTGTGCGTGACCGCCACCGATCCCAGCTATCTCGGCACCGCCGTGGTCGGTGACTGCGTCGACCGCAATGTCATGAAGATCGTGGCCTGTACCTCCCCCGAGGCCAACAAGCGGGTACTCACCGTCACCACCGCGTACCAGCAGCTGGCCCGCCCGCAGTGCCCGGATCTCATCGCCGCCACCTCCTTCTCCCAAACCACCAATGACAAAACCGATCTGGTGCTCGCCATGTGCCTCGGCCCCGCCGATCAAAGCGATTCCGCGTACGCGAAGATCGGCGACTGCATCGGCGTCGACGGCACCGGCAACTCGGCCCACACCCGACACCTGGACTGCGCCGACCCGGCCGCCAAATACCGCGTGACCGACGTACACCAGCCCAATGACGGCAAATGCCCACCCGGCAATCCCTACATCACCATCGATCCCGGCATCTCCAATGGCGGAACCATCTGCGTCGCGAGAAGATGA